The following are from one region of the Anomaloglossus baeobatrachus isolate aAnoBae1 chromosome 1, aAnoBae1.hap1, whole genome shotgun sequence genome:
- the GAS1 gene encoding growth arrest-specific protein 1, producing the protein MAAGCALPYALLLLASLLAPCWGRMICWQALLTCNIETECNFAYRQYTQACASVFARDDVNEPSQRRCPSHCINALIQLNRTKAGPALEDCDCGTDGECRATKQTIEPCVPRTNPGGARRVIGCTAARKLCEKDRNCSQSMASYLRHCGPLFNGLSCPVSCMTVIMDMMKIPRAVQLSDCVCDGMERPICESLKDSMGRLCFGADGYGGPGSSGESDDDPDEEYDYSVGPTRAAENGAPRAAPTLTLWACVLWLLVKGYE; encoded by the coding sequence ATGGCCGCTGGGTGCGCGCTGCCCTACGCGCTGCTGCTGCTGGCCTCCCTGCTGGCTCCGTGCTGGGGCCGGATGATCTGCTGGCAGGCATTGTTAACGTGCAACATAGAGACGGAGTGTAACTTCGCCTACCGCCAGTACACTCAGGCGTGCGCCTCGGTGTTCGCCAGGGACGACGTGAACGAGCCCAGccagcgccgctgccccagccactGCATCAATGCCCTGATCCAGCTGAACCGCACCAAGGCCGGCCCGGCGCTGGAGGACTGCGACTGCGGCACTGATGGCGAGTGCCGGGCCACCAAGCAGACCATCGAGCCGTGCGTGCCCCGCACCAACCCGGGGGGAGCCAGGCGCGTGATCGGCTGCACGGCCGCACGGAAACTGTGCGAGAAGGACCGCAACTGCTCGCAATCCATGGCCAGCTACCTGCGCCACTGCGGACCGCTCTTCAATGGCCTGAGCTGCCCGGTCAGCTGCATGACCGTCATCATGGATATGATGAAGATCCCCCGAGCCGTGCAGCTCAGTGACTGCGTGTGTGACGGCATGGAGCGGCCGATCTGCGAGTCTCTGAAGGACAGCATGGGCCGGCTGTGCTTCGGGGCCGATGGCTACGGGGGgcccggcagcagcggggagtcggacgATGACCCTGACGAGGAGTACGATTACTCTGTGGGGCCCACCAGAGCTGCGGAGAATGGAGCCCCCCGAGCTGCCCCTACCCTCACCCTGTGGGCATGTGTTCTGTGGCTGCTGGTAAAGGGATACGAGTGA